GATAAAACATCAAGGCTACTACTAGTTGGTGCCATCAAAATCTTGCTAGTAGTAGTACGAACCCAGAGCTGTTAAGGAATGAATTTACGAGAGACGAGCAACAACCTCCTAAATCCGTCCATTGTCTGTGCCTCGTAGACTACCCACAATGAAAATAACATAGATAGTAACATCTCACATATCtatataaaatagatgatgtggcaagcaataaatgaagaaagagaggcatgtagtaacatagctagttaccactagtatgagtaacatcacacatatcaagacaagatgagtctatagcctaataaatgaagtattgtatgttaccacacatatgttacttcctactatagaggtagtaacatagagtagtaacatgcacgtgttactatccattgtgactagtcttaaCACCAGCCAACTCCACATAAATGGACGTTAAGAAGAAAGAAAACGCCCTCATAAATGGACCCTCTAGAACCAACCATGCACCTGCACCACCCTCCAAGATCACCAAGAAGGTTCACACGATTAGCCGTCACAGAAGATCCAGCGTTCCTAGAGAGGGAAGAAACGTCGCGCTCTGCCCAGGCTTCACCATCAAGGATGTCCCTTTGAGCCGCCCACCCACTCGCCGcggctccccttcttcctcccatCGCATTCTCCCCGCACACAGCccatctttctttcttttattcttcccTTGCACTCTTCATTTGAGTCTAATCCCGTCTCTTCCCTCGTCCAACTCCCAACTTCCGCTCCCCCGCAGTTCACATCACCTTTGCTCCGGCTTTCTTGCCGCCCGCGGGCCGCCGTTGAACTCGACCTCGACAAGAAGGAAGAAGCCAAGCACTCCACGGAACCTCCCACCACAAGCCGAGAGATTCCAGACCAGACGGAAGCTTTGGCTCCAAGAACCCGAGGGAGGAATCCGGGGAGAGAAGCCAAGAAGTCGAAAGGAGggatagtagtagtagtactgtagTAGCAGCAGCCATGGTGAGGAGCAAAGAGGTGCCCAAGAGGCCCAAGGACCCGCTCATGACCCCTCCGTCCAAGCCCAGGGGGTTCAGGGACGACGGCTTCGGCGGAAGCCTGCCGAGGAACCGCGGCGGCGCGGCCATGTCCCCGGCGCCGGCCTCCGTGCCCAACTACATGCGGGCCACCAGCAGCTCCGGCGCCAAGGCCGGGCCCGGGCGGCGCGCGGGGGCGGTGCCCTCGTCGGCGTCGCCCACGGCCAGGCGGGGGCCGCTGCGGGCGGTCACGACGGGGAGGGTGCTGTTCCCGACGCCGGAGGTGCCCGGCATGGTCCGGGCCACGCCCACGTGCTCCTCCACCATGAAGGAGGCCAAGTTCCCCGGCGCGCTCGACCTGGCGCCCGGGGCCACCGACGCCCAGGGCCCCGCGGCGATGCGCGTCTGCCCGTACAACTACTGCTCCCTCAACGGCCACACCCACTCGCCGGCCGTGCCGCTCCGGAGCTTCCTCGCGTCGCGCCGCCGGCTCATCAAGACGCAGCAGAGGATGAAGCACAAGGGCGTCTCGGCGTTCCGCAAGGGATCCGGCCATCAGAGGCCGGAGGACAAGAACGGCAGCCCCGTCTtctccgccgccgtcgccaaggCCGCGCCTCTGGTCGACGAGGAGGCGCTGGGCGACTTCTTCGTGGAGGTGTACGCCGGCCCGAGGGTGAGCTCCGACATGAGCTGCAGCGACATGTCCCTGGACGAGATGGACGCCGCGGTGAGGAGGATGGAGTTCGTCGTCTTCGACCGGTGCGGCGTGGGCGAGGACGACGAGAAGGGCGGCGATCCTGCCGTTGGCGTTgacggcggcgggaggccggaggaGGACAGGCTCGGTTTCTGCAGGGACAGTTCGTCGGAGTGCAGCGATGACGGTGCCTCCGGTGTCATCTCCGGCAACCTCGTGGAGGAGCTGCCCTGGATGAGGTACGAGTGCGATAGCCTGGACGATGATGTTTCAGAAGAGCATGTTCAGGAAGCAGAGGTTTCAGAGGGGCAAGAAGGTGAAGATGAAGAAGGCAGATCCCGCGGATCGGGCGATAATCACGAAGAGGAGGCGGATGAAGAACAGAAACCAGAAAAATCGGAGATCATCTCCGATCTGCCCCGTGAAACGGGGATCATCGCGGAGGAAGCGGGTGCCGATTGCAGAGTGGAGATCTGCGAAGAAATCTCAAACACAATGGATCAACAGGAGGCGGCTTCCACAGTGCAAGAGAGGCAACATGAAGACGATGAGGAGCGTGTCTCGGATGTTGCCCACAAAATGGAGATCGCCGCGGCGCAAGCATGCATTGTTTGTGCGGCGGAGGTCTGCAATGaacagcaagaagaagaagatcaagaCAACATCCTGGGCCAAGTGATCCAAGGGGATGCTTCTGATGGACAGGGCACGTCAGAAGAGAAGCTCTCCAATGGTGTCGATGAGCCGGAGATTCCTGAGCATGAACTAGACATCCTGGGCAAAGTGGTCCAAGGGGATATTTCTGATGGCCAGGGCACGTCAGAAGAGCAGCTCTCCAATGGTGTCTGTGAACTGGAGATTCCTGCGAATGAAGTAGCAGAAAGAGTGGAAAATGTCCTCGAAGAGAGCCCGGTGGATGAGAGTTCAGCAGATCAAGAGGCAAAGGATGATCGGAGCAACGTTGAATCTACCGGCAACTTGGACGTTACAGAGAAGCAGGACATGCCGGATCATGAGTCTGAAGTGGAGCTTTATGAGACTGTGCCCAGTGTTGCATGCGAAGAGGATTTCGTTGAGGAAGATGTAACCTCAAGAGCTGTTTCAGAAGGTGAAATTTCTGACTGCAGTGAAATTGCTTCTCCGGATGTTGAAATGTCCACACAGCCAACAGAGGGTGGCATTGAACAAGATGTGAACAATGTGGAAGATGCTTTTGAAGAGTATGGCAGCGCCGTGAACAACTTGGTTGATCAGTGTATCCCTGCAGAAGGCACAGTGGATGTCATAGAAGATGCTCAGAAGGAAATTGAGATTGCCTCATGCAATTTGGAAGATGCTTCTGAAGCATATGGTACTTCCCAAGAAAGCAGCCAGGAAGTTGATTTCCTATGTGTTGATGCTGCTGCTCAAATGGAACCAGAGCCAGAGGTTACAAACTGCAAGTTGGAAGATTCTTCTGAAGAGTATGGTATTGCCCAAGAAAGCAGCCAGGATGTTAAGCCTGTATGCGTTGATGCTGCTGCTCAAACGGAACCAGAGCCAGAGGTTACAAATTGCAAGTTGGAAGATTCTTCTGAAGAGTCTGGTATTGCCCAAGAAAGCACCCAAGATGTTAAGCCTGTCTGTGTTGATGCTGCTGCTCAAATGGAACCAGAGACTAGAAACTGCAACTTGGAAGATGCTTCCGCAGAAGCTGGTATCACTGGAGAAACTGTTCATGATGATAACTTGGTGTATGTCGGCGAGGTTGCTCAAGTGCAATCAGGGGTTGACACAAGCGAGTTGGTAGACACTTCTGAAGAATCTGGTATTGCTCATGAAATTGGTGAAGATGATAACTCTGCATATGTCAGTAATGATGCTCAAAGTGATTCTGGGATCGCCACATGCGAACTGGGAGAAGAATCTGCTACTGTCCAGGAAGCTGATCAGGATCAGAACTGTACAGATGTCAATGGTGGTTATACACATGAGTCCGAGCTTACCGCTTGTGAACTGGCAGAGGCTTCTGAAGCATGTGATATTACCCAAGAAGCTATTCAAGATGACAGCATTTCAGATGTCAGTGATGGTGCTCAAAAGGAATCAGAAATTATAGCATGCGAATCAGAACATGCTTGTGAAGAATCTCATATTATCCAAGAAGGGGGTGAAGATGTTAACACTGCTTGTGAAGAATCTGATATTATCCAAGAAGGGGTGGAAGATGATAACACTGCTTGTGAAGAATCTGATATTATCCAAGAAGGGGTGGAAGATGATAACACTGCTTGTGAAGAATCTTATATTATCCAAGAAGGGGGTGCAAATGATAACACTGCTGGTGTCCGTACTGGTGCTCTAAAGGAGCCAAAGATCATGGCATCCGAATTGGCAGATGCTTGTGAAGTTTGTATTACCGAGGAGGCTAATCTCTCACCCGTTGTCCAGATACCTGAGCATAACTATGACCTGTCAGCAACTGACGGCCATGGGGAGCCCCAGAACCTACCAGCAGAAGACACTGTTGCAAAAGAATTTTCCATTGACGACATGTGCAACGTATTCAGCGGGATGAACCTCAAAGGCGACATATATGTTGATCCTACCGAGTCCGAGATTTGTCCGAGAAACAGAAGGATCGTTGCCGGGAGGAGGAGAATGCCTGAAGAAGATGAATACATGCGAGGCTTTAACCCAAGGGCACCAAATTTTCTTCCTCTGGAATCAGACCCTGATGCAGAAAAGGTTGATCTGAAGCATCAGACGGCGGAAGACCGCAAGAATGCCGAAGAGTGGATGATTGACTACGCGCTTCGGAGGGCGGTGAATAATCTAGGCCCTGCTCGGAAGAAGAAAGTGGAGCTTCTGGTCCAGGCCTTTGAGACTGTCCTACCGCAGGATGAGAAGAAAAGCATTTCACCTACAAGGCCTGCCCAAGCTTGCAACTGATAGTTCTAGAGGTGAGAGCACTTTGGAAATATTTCACGGCATAGTTTGCCGTGATAACCGTAAAAACTTATTTGCAGTTAACTGTACATAAAACCCTTTTCACGAACTAACCTGTTACATGCTTCTCTTTTTTGTGTTGCAGTTAGTGGTTGAACTAATCGTGGAGTACGTTGACAACTCGCGAGCTACTAACTCGGTGGTCGCTGCAATATTAGTGCCAGAGATCCACTCCAAGTTGGACGAGAAATAACTACTTACTTGCTAGTCACTGGAGATCGATCGATCGTTTGCTAGAGATCTCTGGTTAAAGTAACATGGAGAGGGTAAACTACTCACTGATGAAGAGTTTCCTGTCTAGTCTAGTTGCTGAGCTGCAAAGGAGTAGCTCAACAACCGAGCTGTGTGTGTGTACATATGTGTCATAGTCCTGATGCTTGGTATTTATGTATACTCATGTTTGTGAGAGTTGCAAAAAAATTCAATGGTGCTGAGGTGCTGCATTGACTTTGCCTGGGATCGATCAATCAATAAAACTCTTCTCGACTGCTTGTTTGCTGTGAGAAATGATAGTTATCGTCTATGTAAAGTGCTCGTGTTTATGTGCAGATGTTTAGAATCTTGTGGCTGCTTTCTGTGGATTCAATCCCGTTTCATTTCTAGTCTTGTATGCAATGCCTGAAGAAATGCACCAGCTCAGACTCCACTCgaaagttgtattagtactacagtcAGTCTACATAGTGATTTAAACGATCTTATNNNNNNNNNNNNNNNNNNNNNNNNNNNNNNNNNNNNNNNNNNNNNNNNNNNNNNNNNNNNNNNNNNNNNNNNNNNNNNNNNNNNNNNNNNNNNNNNNNNNNNNNNNNNNNNNNNNNNNNNNNNNNNNNNNNNNNNNNNNNNNNNNNNNNNNNNNNNNNNNNNNNNNNNNNNNNNNNNNNNNNNNNNNNNNNNNNNNNNNNNNNNNNNNNNNNNNNNNNNNNNNNNNNNNNNNNNNNNNNNNNNNNNNNNNNNNNNNNNNNNNNNNNNNNNNNNNNNNNNNNNNNNNNNNNNNNNNNNNNNNNNNNNNNNNNNNNNNNNNNNNNNNNNNNNNNNNNNNNNNNNNNNNNNNNNNNNNNNNNNNNNNNNNNNNNNNNNNNNNNNNNNNNNNNNNNNNNNNNNNNNNNNNNNNNNNNNNNNNNNNNNNNNNATAGCTGCAGCCAAACTGTGTAGCGTGTGTGTGGAGTCGTCTGCAGGGCCCCGGGGCTGGAAAAGGAGTAGGAGATGATCCCATCCGAGCTGTCATGGTCTATACGCTGACTCGCCAACAGATCAGCCGGCCTATACATCCTGTGGCCAGCGAGCTGCCGGCCAAAGATCTCCGCCGACGTGACACGGACCGAGCCATCACCATCGCCATCGTCGGCATTACTGCTCAGTATGCAAGGCAAATCCTCTTCGTTTAACACGTGGTTGGTTTGACCTCTCGTTTCAGTCTTGGCGAACACATCTGTCCGCCGTCAGAGGATTGATGATCTGTTTCAGAAATCTCAGTCAAAAACTTGTGGCAGGCACAGCACTAGTTCAATGTTAGCGTTCTTCGTGCACTCGACACGGATACCTTGGACTGGTTCTTCTTTTAGAAAAGTGATCCCGGCATCTACATTATGGGATGCACACAATCATCTTTATTAAGAACTCGGTAGTAAGTATGCTTGGTCATTTTAGTCAGGCATTGTCACGAGCACAAAAACAAAGGCGTGGATTCACCTAACGGGACATTTTATCTGATGATCACAATACATGGTAAAGTCAACAATATTTTTCAGCTGCTCTCGCGTCGCCCCCGCGGGCGGCTCGggagcaaaccctagccgccgccgccagcagccCACCCACCGCTctctcctcccctcgccgccgccggcagcggttgccgggcaaagcccgcgcggctcggcggcggcggggccccttTTCCTCCTCCCGTCCGTAGGTGGCTGGCGCGGGCTGGTTGTCTCGGCGGGAGCTCGAGCGGCTGCGCGTGCTCGGGGCGCGCGGCTGGCCGGCGAGGCGGCGCNNNNNNNNNNNNNNNNNNNNNNNNNNNNNNNNNNNNNNNNNNNNNNNNNNNNNNNNNNNNNNNNNNNNNNNNNNNNNNNNNNNNNNNNNNNNNNNNNNNNNNNNNNNNNNNNNNNNNNNNNNNNNNNNNNNNNNNNNNNNNNNNNNNNNNNNNNNNNNNNNNNNNNNNNNNNNNNNNNNNNNNNNNNNNNNNNNNNNNNNNNNNNNNNNNNNNNNNNNNNNNNNNNNNNNNNNNNNNNNNNNNNNNNNNNNNNNNNNNNNNNNNNNNNNNNNNNNNNNNNNNNNNNNNNNNNNGGATCTGGCGTACGGCGCGGGATCCGGCGGTGGGCTGCGAAGGTGGAGCTCCTCTGCTCTGGTGCTGGGCGGGCGGGGAGGCGAGGCTGGTGGTGATGCGTTGAGCTGCGGGCTGGGCGCGCGGTGGCCGCGCGGGATGTGGGCTGGGCGTGCGCCGGTCGCGCGGGACGTGGGCGCGCTGCGCCGGGCGAGCCCCAGCTGGATCTGCAGAGTGCCTACCGCGGGGCGGGGTCGTGGTCAGCGCTGCGGCGGAGGAGAGGGGTCAGGCGGGAGCGAGCTGTTCGGCGGCGCATGGGCTCTTCATGCGCGTCGCCGGCCGTCGGCTCGATGGGCTCTAGAGGGCGGTGTGAGGCAGATCGGGCCCCGGCTTCCTGTTCTGCGAGGTGGCTGCGATGACCGTCGGGCGCAAGGGGCTGGCGGTTATCCGGCGCGGACCAGCGGCAGCGATGGAGACCTGGGCCCCGGCGTCCAGATCTGGTGGCTGCGGCGGATGTTGGGAGCGTGGGGCCAGCGGCCGTCGGGCGTGTGTCTGCGGTGGTGGCATGGCTCGGGTTGGTGGTTGGAGGTGCAGCGTCGGGTGAAGACCTTGCTGCCAGTCTTTGGGCTGGGCAGGCGACGGCGACGCTTGCGGGCGCcgcttccttcttgaaggcgtcgctgAGGCATTCCTGCTCGCTCCACCACGCAAGGCTGCTCGGGGGAAACCCTTGATCCCATGGGATCGGACGATGAAGGCGATGTGTGTCGCGCCTCTTGGGGCATCGTTTCAGGAGCTCCTTACCGACCAGGGGGACCAGTGATAGATGGAGGATGTTGTTCGTGCTGCTTGGTCGTGTCCGGCGATGAGGGAGGTTTTGACTTCTGTGGCAACGATGACGGTGGCGAGCATTGTCGGAGGCATGGCTTTGGTCatggtagtcggctcttctccgaCTGTCCGTGAGATTACCTCGGCTGCTTGTTGCTGTGAAGTCGAAGCTGCGGTGCGGGGCTCCGGTAGCGTACGATGAGGAGCGACATGTGGTCCGTTCGGCGATCTCCTGTGACGCCAACCTTGTTTTGTTCTCCATAGTTTCTCCGCCGGAGTCGGAGCTGCGTTGTCTTGCGGTGGACGGATGGCGTTCCGTCTTGTAAGTGTAGTGTTGTTCTGCAGCTAATAGGGCtgccttttcctttttcctttgatCTTCGGATCCTCCTCATGTTGTTTCTTCCGCTGCTTTCTGCTAAATCTAATTGAAGCCAGCAatttgctggatctttcaaa
The sequence above is a segment of the Triticum dicoccoides isolate Atlit2015 ecotype Zavitan chromosome 1A, WEW_v2.0, whole genome shotgun sequence genome. Coding sequences within it:
- the LOC119277581 gene encoding uncharacterized protein LOC119277581 → MVRSKEVPKRPKDPLMTPPSKPRGFRDDGFGGSLPRNRGGAAMSPAPASVPNYMRATSSSGAKAGPGRRAGAVPSSASPTARRGPLRAVTTGRVLFPTPEVPGMVRATPTCSSTMKEAKFPGALDLAPGATDAQGPAAMRVCPYNYCSLNGHTHSPAVPLRSFLASRRRLIKTQQRMKHKGVSAFRKGSGHQRPEDKNGSPVFSAAVAKAAPLVDEEALGDFFVEVYAGPRVSSDMSCSDMSLDEMDAAVRRMEFVVFDRCGVGEDDEKGGDPAVGVDGGGRPEEDRLGFCRDSSSECSDDGASGVISGNLVEELPWMRYECDSLDDDVSEEHVQEAEVSEGQEGEDEEGRSRGSGDNHEEEADEEQKPEKSEIISDLPRETGIIAEEAGADCRVEICEEISNTMDQQEAASTVQERQHEDDEERVSDVAHKMEIAAAQACIVCAAEVCNEQQEEEDQDNILGQVIQGDASDGQGTSEEKLSNGVDEPEIPEHELDILGKVVQGDISDGQGTSEEQLSNGVCELEIPANEVAERVENVLEESPVDESSADQEAKDDRSNVESTGNLDVTEKQDMPDHESEVELYETVPSVACEEDFVEEDVTSRAVSEGEISDCSEIASPDVEMSTQPTEGGIEQDVNNVEDAFEEYGSAVNNLVDQCIPAEGTVDVIEDAQKEIEIASCNLEDASEAYGTSQESSQEVDFLCVDAAAQMEPEPEVTNCKLEDSSEEYGIAQESSQDVKPVCVDAAAQTEPEPEVTNCKLEDSSEESGIAQESTQDVKPVCVDAAAQMEPETRNCNLEDASAEAGITGETVHDDNLVYVGEVAQVQSGVDTSELVDTSEESGIAHEIGEDDNSAYVSNDAQSDSGIATCELGEESATVQEADQDQNCTDVNGGYTHESELTACELAEASEACDITQEAIQDDSISDVSDGAQKESEIIACESEHACEESHIIQEGGEDVNTACEESDIIQEGVEDDNTACEESDIIQEGVEDDNTACEESYIIQEGGANDNTAGVRTGALKEPKIMASELADACEVCITEEANLSPVVQIPEHNYDLSATDGHGEPQNLPAEDTVAKEFSIDDMCNVFSGMNLKGDIYVDPTESEICPRNRRIVAGRRRMPEEDEYMRGFNPRAPNFLPLESDPDAEKVDLKHQTAEDRKNAEEWMIDYALRRAVNNLGPARKKKVELLVQAFETVLPQDEKKSISPTRPAQACN